Proteins from one Salmo salar chromosome ssa07, Ssal_v3.1, whole genome shotgun sequence genomic window:
- the LOC106608727 gene encoding G-protein coupled receptor 4 — protein sequence MSNNSDSCNLPLNTDTLGLTYIYSLAFSLGLPCNLLSLWGLYQLGRSGGCGCQLVYILNLLLSDLLQLLTLPLWILYLQGAHRWPYGRPACEFVGYVFYVNVYASVVFLCLIALDRCLAIVHPLSSRGVRTVRVAAVSGVVVWMLTFLFCLGGLLPSVFDAERLLCLEQYPVSLRYAHFKIATVIMGFLLPCGILGYTSARIGVTLQQSPSVSNQDRHKITGILVVITVIFIVVFGPYHLVGGYRFVSLLLIDDPCELERSIFLCYRLCYGLTSLNTLLDPLFYIFLCHNARLELRRSLTPCLGRGHTAPKQVRLSLRGNPDPSDNV from the exons ATGTCCAACAACAGTGACAGCTGCAACCTCCCCCTGAACACTGACACACTTGGTCTCACCTACATCTACAGCCTGGCCTTTTCACTGGGTCTCCCTTGCAACCTGCTGTCCCTCTGGGGACTGTACCAACTGGGCCGCTCCGGTGGGTGTGGCTGCCAGCTGGTCTACATCCTCAACCTGCTGCTTTCTGACCTCCTCCAGCTGCTCACCCTCCCCCTATGGATCCTCTACCTCCAGGGGGCTCACCGCTGGCCCTACGGCCGCCCCGCCTGCGAGTTTGTGGGCTACGTCTTCTACGTCAACGTCTACGCTAGCGTGGTGTTTCTCTGTTTGATAGCGTTGGACCGTTGCCTGGCAATAGTACACCCGTTGAGTAGTCGTGGCGTGCGGACGGTGCGGGTGGCGGCAGTGTCTGGAGTGGTGGTCTGGATGCTGACCTTCCTGTTCTGTTTAGGCGGGTTGCTTCCGTCGGTGTTCGACGCAGAGAGGCTGCTGTGTCTGGAGCAGTACCCCGTCAGCCTCAGATATGCCCACTTTAAGATTGCTACAGTTATCATGGGGTTCCTGCTGCCCTGTGGTATACTGGG TTACACCTCCGCCCGCATTGGGGTGACCCTCCAACAGTCGCCCTCCGTCTCCAACCAGGACCGTCACAAAATCACTGGCATCCTTGTCGTCATCACCGTCATCTTCATTGTCGTCTTCGGACCCTACCATCTGGTTGGGGGGTACCGTTTtgtctccctcctcctcatagacGACCCCTGCGAGTTGGAACGGTCCATTTTCCTGTGCTACCGGCTGTGCTACGGTCTGACCAGCCTCAACACTCTGCTGGACCCTCTGTTCTACATCTTCCTGTGTCACAACGCCCGTCTGGAGCTCCGCAGGTCCCTAACGCCCTGTCTGGGACGGGGGCACACAGCCCCCAAACAGGTCAGACTCAGTCTCAGAGGAAACCCTGATCCGAGTGACAATGTGTAA